One Pantoea trifolii DNA segment encodes these proteins:
- a CDS encoding YggL family protein: MAVQRSRRLRKKLHIDEFQELGFSVAWRFAEGTTEEQIDATVDQFINEVIAPNGLAYDGSGYLVWEGLVCLQETGKCTDEHRELVRKWLEAHNLTDVQVTELFDVWWD, translated from the coding sequence ATGGCCGTACAGCGTAGCCGTCGTTTGCGTAAAAAACTGCATATTGATGAGTTTCAGGAATTAGGTTTCTCCGTCGCCTGGCGTTTTGCCGAAGGCACCACCGAGGAGCAAATCGACGCCACTGTTGATCAGTTCATTAATGAAGTGATCGCGCCGAATGGTCTGGCGTATGACGGCAGCGGTTATCTGGTGTGGGAAGGTTTGGTGTGCTTGCAGGAAACCGGCAAATGCACTGATGAGCACCGCGAGCTGGTGCGTAAGTGGCTGGAAGCCCACAACCTGACCGATGTGCAGGTGACTGAACTCTTCGACGTTTGGTGGGACTAA
- a CDS encoding heme ABC transporter ATP-binding protein yields the protein MSDCMQAHGLRFSHGSRALIDDVSLTLQPGEMIALIGPNGAGKSTLLRLLTGFLTPEAGECWLGDRPLNSWPREPLAQRRAVMRQQNSVSFPLPAADVVAMGRAPWPAAQSKAVIEEVMQITGSLELAQRDYRSLSGGEQQRVQLARVLAQLWHDDGPRGWLFLDEPTSALDLFWQQHSLRLLHRLTRNGRFSVCTVLHDLNLASLWSDRVLLLHQGKLVAEGAPHEVMTEHTLTRWYQAELDVMLQDEKGRPQIQLRA from the coding sequence ATGAGTGACTGCATGCAGGCGCACGGTCTGCGTTTTAGCCACGGCTCACGCGCCTTGATCGACGACGTTTCCCTGACTTTGCAGCCTGGCGAAATGATTGCGCTGATTGGTCCCAACGGCGCGGGGAAATCCACGCTGCTGCGTTTGCTCACCGGGTTTCTCACGCCAGAAGCGGGCGAGTGCTGGCTCGGCGATCGTCCGCTAAACAGCTGGCCGCGCGAACCGCTGGCGCAGCGCCGCGCGGTGATGCGTCAGCAAAATAGCGTGAGTTTTCCGCTGCCCGCCGCCGATGTGGTGGCGATGGGGCGTGCGCCCTGGCCTGCCGCTCAATCCAAAGCGGTGATTGAAGAAGTGATGCAGATTACCGGCAGCCTTGAGCTGGCACAGCGCGATTATCGATCGCTTTCCGGTGGTGAACAGCAGCGCGTGCAGCTGGCGCGCGTGCTGGCTCAGTTGTGGCATGACGATGGCCCGCGCGGCTGGCTGTTTCTCGATGAACCCACTTCCGCGCTGGATCTGTTCTGGCAGCAGCACAGTTTGCGCTTGTTGCATCGCCTGACGCGCAACGGACGCTTCAGCGTCTGTACCGTGCTGCACGATCTTAATCTCGCATCGCTGTGGTCGGATCGGGTGCTGTTGCTGCATCAGGGCAAGCTGGTGGCGGAAGGTGCGCCGCATGAAGTGATGACCGAACACACGCTGACGCGCTGGTATCAGGCGGAGCTGGATGTGATGCTGCAGGATGAGAAGGGCAGGCCGCAGATTCAGTTACGTGCATAA
- the acuI gene encoding acrylyl-CoA reductase (NADPH), which translates to MFKALVIENDEQGYRTSLKDLSEKQLPDQDVTLEVSYSTLNYKDALAICNKGPIVRQFPMVPGIDFVGRVISSRHAEWQQDDVALLTGWGVGEKHWGGLAQKASVSGDWLVKVPAALSPLQTMAIGTAGLTAMLCVLALEKQGITPQHGPVLVTGASGGVGSFSVSLLARLGYEVIASSGRASDSDYLINTLGATSIIDRAELSEPGKPLAKERWAAAIDSVGSHTLANVLAGIKRDGVVAACGMAQGLDLPTSVAPFILRGVVLAGVDSVMCAKPLRQQAWQRLAELVDGDLLQQLTKVIPLSEAREGAEQLLAGKVRGRLIVDCR; encoded by the coding sequence ATGTTCAAGGCATTGGTCATTGAAAATGATGAACAGGGATACCGCACATCCCTGAAAGATCTGTCAGAAAAACAACTGCCCGATCAGGATGTCACCCTCGAAGTAAGCTACTCCACGCTCAACTACAAAGACGCACTCGCCATCTGCAACAAAGGCCCGATTGTGCGGCAATTCCCGATGGTGCCGGGCATCGATTTTGTTGGCCGGGTGATCAGCAGCCGCCATGCCGAATGGCAGCAAGACGATGTGGCGCTGCTCACCGGCTGGGGCGTAGGCGAAAAACACTGGGGCGGACTGGCGCAGAAAGCCAGCGTTTCGGGCGACTGGCTGGTGAAAGTGCCGGCCGCACTTAGCCCGCTACAAACCATGGCGATTGGCACCGCTGGTTTAACCGCCATGCTGTGCGTACTGGCGCTGGAAAAACAGGGCATCACGCCGCAGCACGGCCCGGTTTTAGTCACCGGCGCGAGTGGCGGCGTGGGCAGTTTCAGCGTCAGCTTACTGGCGCGTCTCGGCTATGAGGTTATTGCGTCCAGCGGTCGCGCCAGCGATAGCGATTACCTGATCAACACGCTTGGCGCTACATCGATCATCGATCGCGCAGAGCTGAGCGAGCCGGGCAAACCGCTGGCGAAAGAGCGCTGGGCGGCGGCGATTGATAGCGTTGGCAGCCACACGCTGGCCAATGTGTTAGCGGGCATCAAGCGCGATGGCGTGGTGGCGGCATGCGGCATGGCGCAAGGTTTGGATCTGCCGACCAGCGTCGCGCCGTTCATTCTGCGCGGCGTGGTGCTGGCGGGCGTGGATAGCGTGATGTGCGCCAAACCGCTGCGTCAGCAGGCGTGGCAGCGCCTGGCGGAACTGGTGGATGGCGACCTGCTACAGCAGTTAACCAAAGTGATTCCGCTGAGCGAAGCGCGTGAAGGTGCCGAGCAGCTGCTGGCCGGTAAAGTACGCGGCAGATTGATCGTCGATTGCCGCTGA
- the mutY gene encoding A/G-specific adenine glycosylase, producing MMQAPTFAQQVLDWYQRFGRKTLPWQQEKTPYKVWLSEVMLQQTQVATVIPYFERFMARFPTVADLAAAPLDEVLHLWTGLGYYARARNLHKAAKQVVEMHGGEFPRNFDDVAALPGIGRSTAGAVLSLSLGLHFPILDGNVKRVLARCYAVGGWPGKKDVEKRLWQISEEVTPAAGVSQFNQAMMDLGALVCTRSRPKCEICPLNSGCVAYANSSWAEYPGKKPKQTLPERSGWMLMMQDGDDVWLEQRPPVGLWGGLFCFPQFTTEQALTDWLTERGIHAKPQQLTAFRHTFSHFHLDIVPMWLAWPSAGSLMDEAGGLWYNLAQPPSVGLAAPVERLLHEMRHPQQLTRRADATEEEE from the coding sequence ATGATGCAAGCGCCGACGTTCGCGCAACAAGTGCTGGATTGGTATCAGCGCTTTGGTCGCAAAACCCTGCCGTGGCAGCAGGAGAAAACGCCGTACAAGGTATGGCTCTCTGAAGTGATGCTGCAGCAAACCCAGGTTGCTACCGTCATTCCCTATTTTGAACGCTTTATGGCGCGCTTCCCAACGGTGGCCGATCTGGCGGCTGCGCCGCTGGATGAAGTGCTGCATCTGTGGACCGGTCTCGGCTATTACGCGCGTGCGCGTAATCTGCACAAAGCCGCGAAACAGGTGGTGGAGATGCACGGCGGCGAGTTCCCGCGAAACTTTGACGATGTTGCGGCGCTGCCGGGCATTGGTCGTTCGACTGCGGGCGCGGTGTTGTCGCTGTCGCTGGGTCTGCACTTCCCGATTCTGGATGGCAACGTAAAACGCGTGCTGGCGCGCTGCTACGCGGTGGGCGGCTGGCCGGGTAAAAAGGACGTTGAAAAACGGCTGTGGCAGATCAGCGAAGAGGTCACGCCAGCGGCAGGCGTCAGCCAGTTCAATCAGGCGATGATGGACCTTGGCGCGTTAGTATGTACTCGCTCACGCCCTAAATGCGAAATCTGCCCGCTCAATAGCGGATGCGTTGCTTATGCCAACAGCAGCTGGGCTGAATATCCCGGCAAGAAACCTAAGCAGACTTTGCCAGAACGCAGTGGCTGGATGTTGATGATGCAGGATGGTGATGATGTGTGGTTAGAGCAGCGTCCGCCGGTTGGCCTGTGGGGCGGATTGTTCTGCTTTCCGCAGTTTACAACTGAGCAAGCGCTAACTGACTGGCTAACCGAGCGCGGCATTCATGCCAAACCGCAGCAGCTCACCGCATTCCGCCACACCTTCAGCCATTTCCACTTAGACATTGTGCCTATGTGGCTCGCATGGCCTTCCGCTGGGTCGCTGATGGATGAAGCGGGCGGTCTCTGGTATAACTTAGCGCAACCACCGTCAGTGGGTTTGGCGGCGCCGGTTGAGCGCTTGCTGCATGAAATGCGCCATCCCCAGCAGCTTACGCGTCGAGCAGACGCGACCGAAGAGGAAGAGTAA
- the mltC gene encoding membrane-bound lytic murein transglycosylase MltC, translating into MNKKLIALLVIAPLLVSCSGQKKSQYHEEWVKDTNGFDILMGQFAHNIENIWGINEVLIAGPKDYVKYSDGYYTRSHINFDSGSITIETISGTDPMASLRQAIITTLLIGEDPGNVDLYSDANDIQISKEPLLYGQVLDNTGQPIRWQGRAGSFADYLIQNKLQKRTSGLHVIWSVTIPMVPNHLDKRAHKYLPMVRKAAEQYGVDASLILAIMQIESSFNPYAVSHADALGLMQVVQHTAGVDVFRMKGKGGKPSRSYLLDPENNIDAGTAYLSLLQRSYLGGIQDPTSRRYAVITAYNGGAGSVLRVFSSDKDRAFSSINSMSPTEVYQTLTTNHPSAESRRYLYKVSQAQRSYRRF; encoded by the coding sequence ATGAATAAAAAACTGATAGCGCTCTTGGTGATTGCACCACTTTTGGTCTCCTGCTCCGGACAAAAAAAATCGCAGTACCATGAAGAGTGGGTCAAGGACACCAACGGTTTTGATATTTTGATGGGTCAGTTTGCCCACAATATTGAAAACATTTGGGGAATCAATGAAGTTCTGATCGCCGGACCGAAAGATTACGTCAAATATAGCGACGGCTATTACACCCGCAGTCACATCAATTTTGACAGCGGTAGCATCACCATTGAGACCATTTCCGGCACCGATCCGATGGCCAGCCTGCGTCAGGCGATCATCACCACGCTGTTGATTGGCGAAGATCCGGGCAATGTCGATCTCTACTCCGATGCCAACGATATTCAAATCAGTAAAGAGCCGCTGCTGTACGGCCAGGTGCTGGATAATACCGGCCAGCCGATTCGCTGGCAGGGCCGCGCCGGTAGCTTTGCTGATTACCTGATTCAAAACAAACTGCAGAAACGCACCTCCGGATTGCACGTCATCTGGTCGGTTACCATTCCGATGGTGCCCAACCACCTCGACAAGCGTGCGCACAAATATCTGCCGATGGTGCGTAAAGCCGCTGAGCAATATGGCGTCGATGCGTCACTGATTCTGGCTATTATGCAGATTGAATCGAGCTTCAACCCGTATGCGGTGAGCCATGCTGATGCGCTGGGACTGATGCAGGTGGTGCAGCATACCGCCGGTGTCGATGTGTTCCGCATGAAGGGCAAAGGCGGCAAACCAAGCCGCAGCTATCTGCTTGATCCTGAGAATAATATTGATGCGGGCACCGCGTATTTATCGCTGCTGCAGAGAAGTTATTTAGGTGGGATTCAGGATCCGACATCACGGCGTTATGCGGTGATTACGGCCTACAACGGCGGTGCGGGCAGCGTGCTGCGCGTGTTCTCCAGCGATAAGGATCGCGCGTTCTCGTCGATAAATAGTATGTCGCCGACGGAAGTTTACCAGACGCTGACCACCAACCATCCATCGGCGGAATCGCGTCGTTATCTGTATAAAGTGAGCCAGGCGCAGCGCAGTTATCGTCGGTTTTAA
- a CDS encoding oxidative damage protection protein, with product MSRTIFCTYLQRDAEGQDFQLYPGELGKRIFNEISKEAWQQWMSKQTMLINEKKLSMMNPEDRKVLEKEMINFLFEGKDVHIEGYTPPEK from the coding sequence ATGAGCCGCACCATTTTTTGTACTTATCTGCAACGCGACGCTGAGGGTCAGGACTTTCAGCTCTATCCTGGCGAGCTGGGTAAGCGCATCTTTAATGAGATCTCCAAAGAAGCCTGGCAGCAGTGGATGTCCAAGCAAACCATGCTGATCAATGAGAAGAAATTGAGCATGATGAACCCGGAAGATCGCAAAGTGCTGGAGAAGGAGATGATCAATTTCCTGTTCGAAGGCAAAGATGTGCACATTGAAGGTTACACCCCGCCAGAAAAATAA
- the trmB gene encoding tRNA (guanosine(46)-N7)-methyltransferase TrmB, with protein sequence MINDVITPEFDENGRPLRRIRSFVRRQGRLTKGQQLALDNLWPEMGVEFQQEPLDLVTLFGRDAPVVLEIGFGMGASLVTMAQNNPHQNFLGLEVHAPGVGACLASAKEAGVENLRVMCHDAVEVLQKMIPDNSLRMVQLFFPDPWHKARHNKRRIVQVPFAELVMRKLKLGGVFHMATDWEAYAEHMLEVMSSIDGYKNQSESNNYVPRPETRPLTKFEQRGQRLGHGVWDLMFERVK encoded by the coding sequence ATGATTAATGACGTCATCACCCCAGAATTTGATGAGAACGGGCGGCCATTACGCCGTATCCGCAGTTTTGTGCGCCGTCAGGGGCGCTTAACGAAAGGACAGCAGCTCGCGCTCGATAATTTATGGCCGGAGATGGGCGTGGAGTTCCAGCAGGAGCCGCTGGATCTGGTGACGCTGTTTGGCCGAGACGCGCCGGTGGTGCTGGAGATCGGTTTCGGCATGGGCGCCTCGCTGGTGACCATGGCGCAGAATAATCCGCATCAGAACTTCCTCGGCCTGGAAGTGCATGCGCCGGGCGTGGGTGCTTGCCTGGCATCGGCGAAGGAAGCGGGCGTGGAAAACCTGCGCGTGATGTGTCACGACGCGGTGGAAGTGCTGCAGAAGATGATTCCGGATAACTCGCTGCGTATGGTGCAGCTGTTCTTCCCGGATCCGTGGCACAAAGCGCGCCATAACAAACGCCGCATCGTACAGGTGCCGTTTGCTGAGCTGGTGATGCGCAAATTGAAGCTGGGCGGCGTGTTCCATATGGCGACCGATTGGGAAGCCTACGCCGAACATATGTTGGAAGTGATGAGCAGCATCGACGGATATAAAAATCAGTCGGAAAGTAACAATTACGTGCCGCGTCCAGAAACGCGTCCGTTAACCAAGTTTGAGCAGCGCGGGCAGCGACTGGGCCATGGCGTGTGGGATCTGATGTTTGAGAGGGTGAAATAA
- a CDS encoding ornithine decarboxylase gives MNPLKIAASVAVAPTLSLNTARDVVTLDNTDFTDVAAVVITLSDTRSGVLTLLRKIGFNLPVFVANAFDEEVLKLPGVTGEINGAPEEWDALEDAAQAYEAELLPPFFDTLTRYVDMQNSTFACPGHQGGAFFRKHPAGRQFYEFYGENVFRSDMCNADVKLGDLLIHEGSAKDAQKFAAKVFNADKTYFVLNGTSSANKVVTNALLTRGDLVLFDRNNHKSNHHGALIQAGATPVYLEAARNPFGFIGGIDAHCFDDAYLREEIAKVAPDRANDQRPFRLAIIQLGTYDGTVYNARQVVDRIGHLCDYILFDSAWVGYEQFIPLMAGCSPLTLELNENDPGIFVTQSVHKQLAGFSQTSQIHKKDNHIRGQKRFCPHKRLNNAFMLHASTSPFYPLFAALDINARMHKGEAGRSMWHECVTIGIDARKAILERCEMIQPFLPEKVHGKLWQAAETEAIAADPAYFSLEPGAKWHGFEGYAQQQYLVDPCKLLLTTPGIDAASGEYTSFGIPATILANYLRENGIVPEKCDLNSILFLLTPAETPEKMAHLVAMLVQFEQHVREDALLAEVLPSVYRKNIERYKGYTLRRLCQEMHDLYVSFDVKDLQKAMFRSACFPPVKVNPQDAHQAYIRGEVELVPIAKAEGRIAAEGALPYPPGVLCVVPGEVWGGAVQRYFLALEEGINLLPGFSPELQGVYTEEDESGRLCLVANMMVS, from the coding sequence ATGAACCCATTGAAAATTGCTGCCAGCGTTGCTGTAGCGCCAACCCTTAGTCTGAACACTGCGCGCGACGTGGTGACGCTGGACAATACCGACTTTACCGATGTCGCTGCGGTCGTGATCACCTTGTCGGACACGCGCAGTGGCGTGCTGACGCTGTTACGCAAAATCGGCTTTAATCTGCCGGTGTTTGTCGCCAATGCGTTCGATGAAGAAGTGCTGAAGCTGCCCGGCGTCACCGGTGAAATTAACGGTGCGCCAGAAGAGTGGGACGCGCTGGAAGACGCCGCGCAGGCCTATGAAGCCGAGTTGCTGCCACCGTTCTTCGACACGCTCACGCGCTACGTCGATATGCAGAACAGCACGTTTGCTTGTCCGGGACATCAGGGCGGCGCTTTCTTCCGCAAACATCCGGCGGGACGTCAGTTTTATGAGTTCTACGGCGAGAACGTTTTCCGTTCTGATATGTGCAACGCCGACGTTAAGCTCGGCGATCTGCTGATCCACGAAGGCTCAGCCAAAGACGCGCAGAAGTTCGCGGCGAAAGTGTTTAACGCCGATAAAACCTACTTCGTGCTTAACGGCACCTCCAGCGCCAACAAAGTGGTGACCAACGCGCTGCTAACGCGCGGCGATCTGGTGCTGTTTGACCGTAACAACCACAAGTCCAACCATCATGGCGCGCTGATTCAGGCGGGCGCGACGCCGGTCTATCTGGAAGCGGCGCGCAATCCGTTTGGCTTTATCGGCGGCATTGATGCGCACTGTTTTGACGATGCTTATCTGCGTGAAGAAATCGCCAAAGTGGCACCCGATCGTGCCAACGATCAGCGACCTTTCCGCCTGGCGATTATTCAGCTCGGCACCTACGACGGCACGGTGTACAACGCGCGTCAGGTGGTCGATCGCATCGGTCATCTGTGCGATTACATCCTGTTCGATTCGGCGTGGGTTGGCTACGAGCAGTTTATTCCGCTGATGGCCGGCTGTTCGCCGCTGACGCTCGAGTTGAACGAGAACGATCCGGGCATCTTTGTGACGCAATCGGTGCACAAGCAGCTGGCCGGTTTCTCGCAGACGTCGCAAATTCACAAGAAAGACAATCACATCCGTGGGCAGAAGCGTTTCTGTCCGCACAAGCGTCTTAACAATGCGTTTATGCTGCACGCCTCAACCAGCCCGTTCTATCCGCTGTTTGCTGCGCTGGATATCAACGCCCGCATGCACAAAGGCGAAGCGGGACGCAGCATGTGGCACGAGTGCGTCACTATCGGCATTGATGCGCGCAAAGCGATTCTGGAACGTTGTGAGATGATCCAGCCGTTCCTGCCGGAGAAGGTCCACGGCAAACTGTGGCAAGCGGCGGAAACGGAAGCCATCGCCGCCGATCCCGCTTACTTCAGCCTGGAACCGGGCGCGAAGTGGCACGGCTTTGAAGGTTACGCGCAACAACAGTATCTGGTTGATCCGTGCAAGCTGCTGCTTACCACGCCGGGCATCGATGCCGCCAGCGGTGAGTACACCAGCTTCGGGATTCCCGCGACTATTCTGGCCAACTATCTGCGCGAGAACGGCATCGTGCCGGAGAAGTGCGACCTCAACTCGATTCTGTTCCTGCTGACGCCAGCGGAAACGCCGGAGAAGATGGCGCATTTGGTGGCGATGCTGGTGCAGTTTGAGCAGCACGTACGCGAGGATGCGCTGCTGGCGGAAGTGCTGCCGAGCGTGTATCGCAAGAATATCGAGCGCTACAAAGGTTACACGCTGCGCCGCTTGTGTCAGGAGATGCACGATCTCTACGTCAGTTTCGACGTTAAGGATCTGCAGAAAGCGATGTTCCGTTCAGCCTGCTTCCCGCCGGTGAAAGTGAATCCGCAGGATGCGCATCAGGCCTACATTCGTGGCGAAGTGGAGCTGGTGCCGATTGCCAAAGCCGAAGGGCGCATTGCGGCCGAAGGTGCGTTACCGTATCCGCCGGGCGTGTTGTGCGTAGTACCTGGCGAAGTGTGGGGCGGCGCGGTGCAGCGCTATTTCCTTGCGCTGGAAGAGGGCATCAACCTGCTGCCGGGCTTCTCGCCTGAGCTGCAAGGGGTTTACACCGAAGAAGATGAGAGCGGGCGTTTGTGTCTAGTGGCGAATATGATGGTGAGCTGA
- a CDS encoding YggN family protein, with translation MVRKALIAALLLAATQAQAAYECSVKPQDDVIIKPQSVQVVGTNGNLEITPQGDVQFNGQKINVDNAARQKAIDYQNALRRDLPWIDSGATSRLERSRVALDKVIVEKLGENSNVRNRLTKLDGQLKQQMNRIIEHRPDGLTFHHQAIDQVRAEGEKLVQSTLGGIMQDSLNEMGSSQAANGSNPLQAIMGNLGGLQQSVQAEWNKQEQDFQNFGHEVCNRVTVLEDQRKGLMQGVKG, from the coding sequence ATGGTTCGTAAGGCACTTATCGCCGCGCTGCTGCTGGCGGCAACTCAGGCTCAGGCTGCATACGAGTGCAGCGTCAAGCCACAGGATGATGTGATCATTAAACCGCAGAGCGTGCAGGTGGTGGGAACCAACGGCAACCTCGAAATCACTCCGCAGGGCGATGTGCAGTTCAATGGTCAGAAGATCAACGTGGATAACGCCGCGCGCCAGAAAGCCATCGATTATCAAAACGCGCTGCGTCGCGATTTGCCGTGGATCGATAGCGGCGCGACCTCGCGTCTGGAGCGCAGCCGCGTGGCGCTGGATAAAGTGATTGTCGAGAAGCTCGGCGAGAACAGCAACGTACGTAATCGCCTCACCAAGCTGGATGGTCAGCTTAAGCAACAAATGAACCGCATTATCGAGCATCGTCCAGACGGTTTGACCTTCCATCATCAGGCCATCGATCAGGTGCGCGCGGAAGGCGAGAAGCTGGTGCAGAGCACGCTCGGCGGCATCATGCAGGATAGCCTCAACGAAATGGGCAGCAGCCAGGCGGCAAATGGCAGCAATCCACTGCAGGCGATCATGGGAAACCTTGGCGGCCTACAGCAGTCGGTGCAGGCGGAATGGAATAAGCAGGAACAGGATTTCCAGAACTTCGGCCACGAAGTGTGTAACCGCGTTACCGTGCTGGAAGATCAGCGTAAAGGCTTGATGCAGGGCGTTAAAGGTTAA